A region of the Cyanobium usitatum str. Tous genome:
CCCCATGGCCTCCCACGCAGTAGCTGCGGCCCAGCTGCCCCTGGGTTGCCGCCAGCAGCAGCGCATCCACGTGATCTTCCACATAGAGCCAATCGCGCACGTTCTGCCCATCGCCATAAAGCGGAATCAGCTCGCCGGCAGCGGCCTTGAGGATCACCACCGGAATCAGCTTCTCGGGGAATTGCCAGGGGCCGTAGTTGTTGGAGCAGTTGGTGAGCACCACCGGCAGGCCATAGGTGTGGTGCCAGGCGCTCACCAGGTGATCACTGGCCGCCTTGCTCGCTGAATAGGGGCTGCGGGGGTCGTAGGGGGTGGTCTCCGAGAAGCGCCCCGTAGCCCCAAGCGAGCCGAACACCTCATCGGTGCTGATGTGATGAAAACGAAAACCCGCCTGGCGCTCAGCGCTCAGACCTTCCCAGTGGGCCCGCACCGCCTGCAGCAGCTGAAAGGTGCCGCTCACATTGCTCTCGATAAAGGGCCCCGGCCCCTCGATCGAGCGGTCCACGTGGCTCTCGGCCGCTAGGTGCAGCACCAGGTCAGGATCGGCCTGCTGCACCGCCGCCGCCGTGGCCGCCGCATCGGTGAGATCCACCTTGAGGAGCTGGTGGCGTGCTGCCGCCTGGGGCAGCGCCTCGATGCTGGTGAGGTCGCTGGCGTAACCGCATTTATCGAGATTGAACACCAACGCCTCGCTTTCGCTCAGCAGGCGCCGCACCATCGCCCCGCCGATAAAGCCGGCCCCACCGGTCACCAGGATGCGGCGGCGGCCGGCCAGGAGCGCTGAAACGTCGGGTGGGTGGGTCATTGGAGAGTTACGAGAAGTTGACGCAGCGCCTGCCGCCAAGGGGTGGGGGCCAGGCCAAGGGCCTTGCGGCTGCTGGAGCAATCCAGCAGCGAGTAACTGGGCCGCTGGGCCGGCAGTGGATATTCCGCCGTAGTGAGCGGATTCACAAGAGCTGGCTGCTCCAAGAGCCCCAGCTCCTGAGCCAACTCGCCCACTGCCACAGCCACGTCAAACCAGCTAGCGGCTCCCGCATCGCTCCAATGCAGCACCGGCGCACTAATGCCAGCGCTGATCACCCGCCAGCAAGCCGCCGCCAGGGTATGGGTGCTGGTGGGGCAACCCACCTGGTCTTCCACCACGCCGATCTGCTGGCGTTCCCGGTGCAGCCGCAGCATGGTGAGGGCAAAGTTCTTGCCCACCGGCCCCATCACCCAGCTGGTGCGCAAAATCACTCCCCGCCCTGCCCCTGCGCCGCCAGCAGCGGGGCCCAGTAGCTGCTCCACCGCTTCCTCTCCAGCGGCCTTGCTACTGCCGTAGACCCCCAGGGGATCGCGGCTCTGCTCGGGGCGGTAAGGGCTGCCCTGGCTGCCGTTAAACACAAAATCAGTGCTCACCTGCAGCAAGCGTCCACCCGTTTCCAGCAGCGCCTCAGCAAAGGCCCGCGGCGCGCCGCCATTCACCGCCAAGGCCAGCTCTGGCTCGCTCTCGGCCTTGTCCACCGCCGTGTAGGCGCCGGCGTTGAGCACCCAATCGGGGCGGTGATCACGTATGGCTGCGCGACAGGCGCCGGCCTCAGCCAGATCCAGGGCCAGCAAGCCATCGCCGCCGCTGCGGCAGGTGGCGATCAGCTCCACTCCCGCAGGCACCTGCTGGCGCAGCGCCTGGCCAAGTTGGCCGGCAGCGCCGGTGAGCAGCACCTTCACGCAAATACCTCCCCAGCCGCCATCACTGCCGCAAGCTCAGGGGCATCAGCATCCTTCTGCGCCAGCAAAGGCTCCATGCCGCCCAGGGGCCAGGCGATGGCGAGATCCGGGTCGTTCCAACGCAGGGAGCGCTCGCAGCTCTTGCTCCAGTAGCCGCTGGCCTTGTAGAGCACCTCAGCGCTCTCGCTCAGCGTTAGGAAGCCGTGGCCAAAGCCCACCGGCACCCACAGCTGCTGCTGATTGTCAGCGCTGAGCTCCGCTCCCACCCACTGGCCAAAAGTGGCGGAACTGCGGCGCAGGTCTACCGCCACATCAAAAATCACACCCACCGGGCAGCGCACCAGTTTCCCCTGGGGTTCGGGCTCCAGCTGGTAGTGCAGGCCGCGCAATACCCCGCGGCAAGAGCGCGAATGGTTGTCCTGCACAAAGGTGGTGGAGCAGCCCACTGCTTCATCAAAGCGGCGCTGGTTCCAACTCTCATAGAAAAAGCCCCGCCCATCGCCAAAAATCTGGGGCGTGATCAGCAGCGGACCCTCAATCACCACACCGGAGGCTGTGCTCAGCTGCTCAACCTGCATTGGAGACCTCAAGCAATTGCAGCAAATAGTCGCCGTAGCCACTCTTGCGCAGCGGGGCGGCCAGGGCCGCGAGCTGCTCAGCGCTGATCCAGCCCAGACGCCAGGCCACCTCCTCCGGGCAGCCCACCTTCAGGCCCTGGCGGTGCTCCAAGGTGCGGATGTAGCTGGCTGCCTCATGCAGCGAGTCGCAGGTGCCCGTATCCAGCCAAGCCATGCCCCGGCCCATCAGCTCCACCCGCAGCAACCCCTCATCTAGATATTGGCGGTTGAGATCGGTGATCTCCAGCTCGCCCCGTGGCGACGGTTGGATATGGCGAGCACGCTCCACCACAGAGTCGTCGTAGAAGTAAAGACCGGTCACCGCGTAGCGCGAACGGGGCTGCGCTGGCTTCTCTTCCAGGCTCAGCACCTGGCCGTCTGGCGCAAACTCCACCACCCCGTAGCGCTCGGGATCGCGCACCGGATAGGCAAACACCGTGGCTCCATCCCCTTCGCCATTACTGGCCTGCAGCTGGGGAATCAAATCGTGGCCGTGGAAGAGGTTGTCGCCCAGCACCAGTGCCGCCGGAGAGCCACTTAAAAAATCAGCACCGATCAAAAAAGCCTGAGCTAAACCATCCGGACTCGGCTGAACGGCATAGCGAATATCCATGCCCCAAGCGCTGCCATCTCCCAGCAAACGCTCAAAAGATGCCAAATCATGGGGCGTGCTGATAACCAGCACCTCCCGAATTCCAGCCAGCATCAACGTACTGAGCGGGTAATAGATCATCGGCTTGTCGTACACCGGCAGCAGCTGCTTACTCACCGCCTGGGTGATCGGATGCAGCCGAGTGCCGCTGCCTCCGGCCAAAATAATTCCCTTACGGGTCATAGGGAACGCTCCGCTGGGAGAATGCTGCCATGGCAGCACTGCGCCTCCTAATCCACGCCCCTGGCGCCCCTGGCCTGCGCTGGTTCGGCCTCGGCCCAGGGCTGCGACCCAGCCGCGGCCTAGGGAAGCTGCAGCGTCTGTTCAACAAGCACGCCTTCTGGGCCCAGAGGCGCAGCTTTGCAGATCTACGCCGCCTACTCGCCGGCAGCAGAGTGGTGGTGAGCCTGTGGAAGGGCAAGCGGCTAGTGGGATTCGGCCGGGCCAGCAGCGACGGCATCTACCGCGCCGTGCTCTGGGATGTGGTGGTGGCTGGCGACCTGCACGGCCAGGGCCTCGGCCGCCGAGTGGTGGAGGCCCTGCTGGCCGCGCCAGCCCTGCGGGGCGTCGAGCGCGTTTACCTAATGACCACCAACAGCGCCGGCTTCTACGAGCAGCTGGGCTTCCGTGATGCAGCCCCCCAGGCCCTACTGGTTAAACAAGGAGTTTCAGGGGGCTCAAGGGTTTCGACCGGATAGGGTCGTAACAGCACCACCAGCATTCCGAGAGGCAGCGGAAACGACGTCGGCCCGGCACTTTTAGTCGGGAATAGCCGCCATCAAGCTGCCCATCTCCAGGGCCTGCAAGCCGTAGTTCCAGCCCAGGTTGCTCTTGATGCCGGCCCGCTCTAGGGCCTGTTGCAGGGTGTCGGTGGTGAGTACCCCAAAGATCACCGGCACGCCGGTGTCGCGGGCCACCGCTGCCACGCCTTTGCTCACCTCATTCACCACCACATCGAAGTGGGGGGTGTCGCCGCGAATCACAGCGCCCAAGGTGATCACCACCTGGTAGCGACCACTGGCCGCCAGGCGCTGGGCCACCAGGGGGATCTCAAAGCTGCCGGGCACCCAGGCCACATCCAACTGGGCACTGGCATCACTGGTGTCGACACCGTGGCGCAAGAGGCAGTCGAGACAGCCGCTCAGCAGCTTGCCAGTCACCAGGTCATTGAAACGGGCAACCACCACTGCAATACGCAGACCAGCCGTATCGGTGAACCGCCCTTCAAAAATCGCCACGCTTCAGACCACAAAGATGCTCATACCCCAGTTGAGCAGCACCAGGGCCACCCACGCGAGTCCGCCAAGCAGGATCAGGCGATTGGAGCGTCCTGAATCTTCACTGCTGGCGTACAGCACCGGCACCGCCACAATCAAGGCGAACGACAGCACCACCAGAGCCAAAACGGTGAGGGTGTTGAGGATCTGCATGGATTAGCAGCGGCTACACGCCGATCGGTTGCGAGATTCTCACACGCAGGCCTAGGGCTCCAGCACCGTTGCTTCACAACTCGATGCCAGCCCCCAAAAAGATCGATCAGGCCTACGTTGTACGCAAGTGTGATCGATGGGCCATGGATGTCACCACGGTGTCGCCGAAGTTTCAGGTTGTCATCCCCCGCGGCGTCCGTGAGCAGATGGGTCTGAAGGCAGGGCAGAAGCTACAGGTGGTGCCGCTACCAGGCCGGATCGAGCTGGTGCCCGTGGCAGCACCTGGCACCTTGCGGGGCTTCGTGGCCGGGCCTAACAGCTTCGACCGCGACCTGGATCGCGAACTCGGCCATGACTGAAAGGCTCTGGCTAGTGGATTCATCAGGCTGGATCGAATATTTCACCGATGGCCCTAATGCCAGCTGCTTCGCCCTGGCCATCGAGCAGCCGAAGGGCCTGGTGGTGCCAAGCCTGAGTTTGCTTGAGGTGTATCGCTGGATGCTGCGTCAGCACGGCGAGGGACCCGCCGTTCAGGCGATCGCCCTGATGCGTCAGGGCACAGAAATTGCTCTGGATGCCGCGCTGGCTTTACAGGCAGCCCAACTGGGACTGCAGTGGAAGCTGCCGCTCGCTGACAGCGTGATGCTGGCCACCGCCTTGGCCCACCAGGCCACCTTGCTCACCCAGGACGCCGACTTCGAGGGAATTCCCGAGGTGGAGTTCATTCCCAAAAAAAGCTGAACATTCCGGCAGAACTGGTCAGGCCAGCGCACTTACCATCGGCTCCCCCCTGAGCAACCCCATCGCCGTGGCCGCGGAAGCCGAACAACAGCTTTCGCTCACCGCCGCCCTGGGCCTGGCCGAAGAGCCCCAGCCCGCTCCCGAGCCCGGCCCAAGCCGGCCCCGCAGCCGTCAGCGCCAAGCCGCCCCAGCCTCTCCACCGGCCCCCAGCCCAAGCCCAGACTCCGACCTACCCCCCTGGCACCACCACAGCCTGGTGGCAGCCGAGCAGCTGACGCCGATGCTGCGTCACTACGTGGAGCTCAAGGCCGCCCATCCCGATCGGGTGCTGCTCTACCGCCTCGGCGACTTCTTCGAGTGCTTCTTCGAAGACGCCATCACCCTCTCGCGCCTGCTGGAGCTGACCCTCACCGGCAAGGAGGCCGGCAAGGCGCTCGGTCGGGTGCCGATGGCGGGCATCCCCCACCATGCCGCCGAGCGCTACTGCGCTGAACTGGTGCGCCGCGGCCTCAGCGTCGCCCTCTGCGACCAGCTGGAAAGCACCGCGGCCAAAGGCGAACTGCTCAAGCGCGGCATCACCCGGGTGCTTACCCCCGGCACGGTGCTTGAAGAGGGCCTGCTGGCGGCCCGCCTCAACAACTGGCTTTGCGCCGTGGTGCTGGAGGGCGCGTGCTGGGGCCTGGCGGTGGCCGATGTCAGCACCGGTGAATTCCGGGTCACCGAGCGGACCGGCAGCGCCGGCTTGCACCAGGAGCTGCTGCAGGTGGAGGCCGCCGAGGTGCTCTGGCCCGCCAATCCCAGCGCCAGCCCCACCTGGTGCCCCGAGGCCCTGCGGCTGACGCCCCTGCCCCGCACCCCCTTTGAGGCACCGGAAGCATCCGCCACCCTCAAGCAGCGCTTCGGCCTGGCCAGCCTTGCTGGCCTGGGGCTCGGCGAAGCGCCGCTGGCCCTGCGGGCGGCGGGCGGCCTGGTGGCCTACCTCGACAGCACCCTGCAAGAGCAGCAAGTGCCGCTGGATCCGCCCACCACCTGGCACGCCGGCGATCAGCTGGTGCTCGATGCCGCCACCCGCCGCAACCTGGAGCTCACCAAAACCCAGCTAGGCGGCAGCGTGCATGGCTCCCTGCTCTGGGCGCTGGATCGCACCCACACCGCCATGGGCGGCCGCTGCCTGCGCCGCTGGCTGCTGGCGCCGCTGGTGGAGCGCCCCGCGATCCTGGAGCGCCAGAGGGGGGTGAGTGAGCTAGTGGCCGACCGCGGCCTGCGGCTAGCCCTACGCCGGCTGCTGCGGCCCATGGGCGACCTGGAGCGCCTGGCCGGCCGCGCCGGCGCCGGCAGCGCCTCGGCCCGGGATCTGGTGGCCCTCGCCGATGGTCTCGAGCGCCTGCCCCAACTCGCCGCCCAGCTCGCCCAAGCCAGCAGCGCGCCGCTGCAGGCCCTGGCCCGCCCCTGGCCCGAGCTCGAAAGCCTGGCCGGCGAGCTGCGCCACACCCTGCTCGACACCCCACCCCTATCGCTCACCGATGGCGGCCTGATCCACGACGGCGTCGATCCAAGCCTCGACGACCTGCGCAACCAGCTCGACGACCAGGACGCCTGGCTGGCCCAGCAGGAAGCCGAGGAGCGCCGGCTCAGCGGCCTCACCAGCCTCAAACTCCAGTACCACCGCACCTTCGGCTACTTCCTCGCGGTGTCTAAGGCCAAGGCGGCGGCGGTGCCACAGCACTGGATCCGCCGCCAAACCCTGGCCAACGAGGAGCGCTTCGTCACCCCGGCCCTGCGCAACCGCGAGGGCGCCATCCAGCAGGTCAAGGCCCGCGCCGCCCAGCGCGAATACGAGCTGTTCTGCGCCCTTCGGGTGAAGGTGGGCGAGCAGGCCGCCGCCATCCGCCACGCCGCCCGGCTGGTGGCCGAGCTCGATGCGATCGCCGCCCTGGCCGAGGTGGCCGCCACCAGCGGCTACTGCTGCCCCGAGATCACCGACCCCGCCAGTCCAGAGGCCCGCCTGCTGCAGATCGAAGCAGGCCGCCACCCGGTGGTGGAGCAGCTGCTGGTGGAGGAACCCTTCACCGCCAACAGTGTGGTGCTAGGTGGCACCCCCGACCTGATCATCCTCACCGGCCCCAACGCCAGCGGCAAGAGCTGCTACCTGCGCCAAACCGGCCTGCTGCAGCTGATGGCCCAGATGGGCAGCTGGATCCCAGCCACTTCCGCCCGCCTCGGCATCGCCGATCGTCTCTTCACCCGCGTCGGCGCCGGCGACGACCTGGCGGCCGGCCAATCCACCTTCATGGTGGAAATGGCCGAAACCGCCAACATCCTTCACCACGCCAGCGAGCGCTCCTTGGTGCTGCTCGACGAGATCGGTCGCGGCACCGCCACCTTCGATGGCCTCTCGATCGCCTGGGCCGTGGCCGAGCACCTGGCCACCCCCCCGGAGCGCGGCGGCATCGGCGCCCGCTCGATCTTCGCCACCCACTACCACGAACTCAACGCCCTCGCAGGCCAGCTGCCCAACGTCGCCAACGCCCAGGTGCTGGTGCAGGAAACCGGCGACGCCCTGGTGTTCCTGCACCAAGTAGCCCCCGGCGGCGCCAGCCGCAGCTACGGCATCGAGGCCGCCCGTCTGGCCGGCGTGCCCGCCGCGGTGGTGCTGCGGGCCCGCCAGGTGCTGGGCCGCATCGAAGCCAACAGCGTCGTGCGGGTGAATCAGGAGATCAAAGGGGGCGGCGCACTCGCCGCCTGAAGCCAGGCAGAGCGCAGCAGGGCGTTGCAGGCCGCAGCCACCAGTCCGGCTCCGCCCTTGGAGCCCTCGAGCCGCATATGCACCAGGCCACTCTCAGCCAGGTGACGCTTGCTCTGGGCCACCCCCACAAACCCCACCGGCATGCCGATCACAAGAGCTGGCGCCGGCACCGCTTTTGAGGCCACCAGCTCCAGCAGCACCTCCAGGGCCGTGGGAGCGCTGCCGATCAACACCAGGCCCGGGCGTAACGCTGCCAGCGCCGCCGCCATCCCGGCCGCCGTGCGCGTGGAACCCTCCGGGGCCGCGGCGGGGGCCCAATCGAGCACGCTGCGCACCTGATTGGCGAAGGTGCGCCGAGCCATCGGCGCCACCGCCGCGGCAGCCATTGCCGTGTCCGTAAGGATCGGCGCCCCAGCAGCCAGGGCCGCCAAGCCGGCCTCGCAGGCGGTTGCAGGGCAAAC
Encoded here:
- a CDS encoding GNAT family N-acetyltransferase, yielding MAALRLLIHAPGAPGLRWFGLGPGLRPSRGLGKLQRLFNKHAFWAQRRSFADLRRLLAGSRVVVSLWKGKRLVGFGRASSDGIYRAVLWDVVVAGDLHGQGLGRRVVEALLAAPALRGVERVYLMTTNSAGFYEQLGFRDAAPQALLVKQGVSGGSRVSTG
- a CDS encoding AbrB/MazE/SpoVT family DNA-binding domain-containing protein, translating into MDVTTVSPKFQVVIPRGVREQMGLKAGQKLQVVPLPGRIELVPVAAPGTLRGFVAGPNSFDRDLDRELGHD
- the psbZ gene encoding photosystem II reaction center protein PsbZ produces the protein MQILNTLTVLALVVLSFALIVAVPVLYASSEDSGRSNRLILLGGLAWVALVLLNWGMSIFVV
- a CDS encoding type II toxin-antitoxin system VapC family toxin, with protein sequence MTERLWLVDSSGWIEYFTDGPNASCFALAIEQPKGLVVPSLSLLEVYRWMLRQHGEGPAVQAIALMRQGTEIALDAALALQAAQLGLQWKLPLADSVMLATALAHQATLLTQDADFEGIPEVEFIPKKS
- the ribH gene encoding 6,7-dimethyl-8-ribityllumazine synthase, encoding MAIFEGRFTDTAGLRIAVVVARFNDLVTGKLLSGCLDCLLRHGVDTSDASAQLDVAWVPGSFEIPLVAQRLAASGRYQVVITLGAVIRGDTPHFDVVVNEVSKGVAAVARDTGVPVIFGVLTTDTLQQALERAGIKSNLGWNYGLQALEMGSLMAAIPD
- the rfbA gene encoding glucose-1-phosphate thymidylyltransferase RfbA, whose amino-acid sequence is MTRKGIILAGGSGTRLHPITQAVSKQLLPVYDKPMIYYPLSTLMLAGIREVLVISTPHDLASFERLLGDGSAWGMDIRYAVQPSPDGLAQAFLIGADFLSGSPAALVLGDNLFHGHDLIPQLQASNGEGDGATVFAYPVRDPERYGVVEFAPDGQVLSLEEKPAQPRSRYAVTGLYFYDDSVVERARHIQPSPRGELEITDLNRQYLDEGLLRVELMGRGMAWLDTGTCDSLHEAASYIRTLEHRQGLKVGCPEEVAWRLGWISAEQLAALAAPLRKSGYGDYLLQLLEVSNAG
- the rfbD gene encoding dTDP-4-dehydrorhamnose reductase; this encodes MKVLLTGAAGQLGQALRQQVPAGVELIATCRSGGDGLLALDLAEAGACRAAIRDHRPDWVLNAGAYTAVDKAESEPELALAVNGGAPRAFAEALLETGGRLLQVSTDFVFNGSQGSPYRPEQSRDPLGVYGSSKAAGEEAVEQLLGPAAGGAGAGRGVILRTSWVMGPVGKNFALTMLRLHRERQQIGVVEDQVGCPTSTHTLAAACWRVISAGISAPVLHWSDAGAASWFDVAVAVGELAQELGLLEQPALVNPLTTAEYPLPAQRPSYSLLDCSSSRKALGLAPTPWRQALRQLLVTLQ
- the rfbB gene encoding dTDP-glucose 4,6-dehydratase, which encodes MTHPPDVSALLAGRRRILVTGGAGFIGGAMVRRLLSESEALVFNLDKCGYASDLTSIEALPQAAARHQLLKVDLTDAAATAAAVQQADPDLVLHLAAESHVDRSIEGPGPFIESNVSGTFQLLQAVRAHWEGLSAERQAGFRFHHISTDEVFGSLGATGRFSETTPYDPRSPYSASKAASDHLVSAWHHTYGLPVVLTNCSNNYGPWQFPEKLIPVVILKAAAGELIPLYGDGQNVRDWLYVEDHVDALLLAATQGQLGRSYCVGGHGERTNKEVVEAICSALDDLLPAGAPHSRLVTPVTDRPGHDRRYAIDPTRISSELGWQPRHSFEEGLAATVRWYLEHHSWCGAVREQCGYRGARLGLISGG
- a CDS encoding precorrin-8X methylmutase produces the protein MSNAETAAFRGVPSLDHPIFCESLRLIRQLPGTAAALAPLSPLQQDVLLRLIHSSGDPGLAADLVCPATACEAGLAALAAGAPILTDTAMAAAAVAPMARRTFANQVRSVLDWAPAAAPEGSTRTAAGMAAALAALRPGLVLIGSAPTALEVLLELVASKAVPAPALVIGMPVGFVGVAQSKRHLAESGLVHMRLEGSKGGAGLVAAACNALLRSAWLQAASAPPPLIS
- the mutS gene encoding DNA mismatch repair protein MutS, which codes for MAAEAEQQLSLTAALGLAEEPQPAPEPGPSRPRSRQRQAAPASPPAPSPSPDSDLPPWHHHSLVAAEQLTPMLRHYVELKAAHPDRVLLYRLGDFFECFFEDAITLSRLLELTLTGKEAGKALGRVPMAGIPHHAAERYCAELVRRGLSVALCDQLESTAAKGELLKRGITRVLTPGTVLEEGLLAARLNNWLCAVVLEGACWGLAVADVSTGEFRVTERTGSAGLHQELLQVEAAEVLWPANPSASPTWCPEALRLTPLPRTPFEAPEASATLKQRFGLASLAGLGLGEAPLALRAAGGLVAYLDSTLQEQQVPLDPPTTWHAGDQLVLDAATRRNLELTKTQLGGSVHGSLLWALDRTHTAMGGRCLRRWLLAPLVERPAILERQRGVSELVADRGLRLALRRLLRPMGDLERLAGRAGAGSASARDLVALADGLERLPQLAAQLAQASSAPLQALARPWPELESLAGELRHTLLDTPPLSLTDGGLIHDGVDPSLDDLRNQLDDQDAWLAQQEAEERRLSGLTSLKLQYHRTFGYFLAVSKAKAAAVPQHWIRRQTLANEERFVTPALRNREGAIQQVKARAAQREYELFCALRVKVGEQAAAIRHAARLVAELDAIAALAEVAATSGYCCPEITDPASPEARLLQIEAGRHPVVEQLLVEEPFTANSVVLGGTPDLIILTGPNASGKSCYLRQTGLLQLMAQMGSWIPATSARLGIADRLFTRVGAGDDLAAGQSTFMVEMAETANILHHASERSLVLLDEIGRGTATFDGLSIAWAVAEHLATPPERGGIGARSIFATHYHELNALAGQLPNVANAQVLVQETGDALVFLHQVAPGGASRSYGIEAARLAGVPAAVVLRARQVLGRIEANSVVRVNQEIKGGGALAA
- the rfbC gene encoding dTDP-4-dehydrorhamnose 3,5-epimerase, with protein sequence MQVEQLSTASGVVIEGPLLITPQIFGDGRGFFYESWNQRRFDEAVGCSTTFVQDNHSRSCRGVLRGLHYQLEPEPQGKLVRCPVGVIFDVAVDLRRSSATFGQWVGAELSADNQQQLWVPVGFGHGFLTLSESAEVLYKASGYWSKSCERSLRWNDPDLAIAWPLGGMEPLLAQKDADAPELAAVMAAGEVFA